The proteins below are encoded in one region of Xenopus laevis strain J_2021 chromosome 8L, Xenopus_laevis_v10.1, whole genome shotgun sequence:
- the LOC108698516 gene encoding DNA-directed RNA polymerase I subunit RPA34 isoform X1, whose product MWSHLFQNAAVGDQEVDGCHLLPLKLGGKERFECPLNFKPMAVYDGTMTSDPDLEVWLIKAPADFNPESFTNHRFPLAGCKSQKVKVDGVRRLYSVAAAPCTDTPCRALLPQDNASGDRLVCAPLFQGVITISDAHGDSSAVHPIPDRQPRAVPEGLKLRYSPFGSVNPSNKRKGEEAIVHTTKKKKKKRKRVEENVNV is encoded by the exons ATGTGGTCACATTTATTCCAAAATGCTGCTGTGGGTGACCAAGAAGTGGATGGCTGCCACCTCCTCCCTTTAAAACTAG GAGGAAAAGAACGATTTGAGTGCCCCTTGAACTTTAAGCCTATGGCTGTGTATGACGGTACAATGACTTCAGATCCTGACTTAGAAGTGTGGCTTATCAAGGCCCCAGCAGATTTTAATCCTGAGAG CTTCACCAACCACCGTTTCCCTCTTGCTGGCTGCAAGTCCCAGAAAGTTAAAGTCGATGGTGTTCGGAGACTGTACAGTGTTGCAGCGGCTCCATGCACAGATACACCCTGCCGTGCCCTCTTGCCACAGGATAATGCATCTGGGGACAGACTTGTGTGCGCTCCCCTATTTCAAGGTGTCATTACCATATCAGATGCCCATGGAGATTCTTCAGCTGTACACCCCATTCCAGACAGGCAACCTCGAGCTGTTCCCGAAGGGTTAAAATTAAGATACAGCCCTTTTGGCTCAGTTAACCCAAGTAATAAGAGGAAGGGAGAGGAAGCCATTGTTCATACtactaagaagaagaagaaaaaacgaAAGCGGGTGGAGGAAAATGTTAATGTCTAG
- the LOC108698516 gene encoding DNA-directed RNA polymerase I subunit RPA34 isoform X2, which yields MDSCILVTSSTGGKERFECPLNFKPMAVYDGTMTSDPDLEVWLIKAPADFNPESFTNHRFPLAGCKSQKVKVDGVRRLYSVAAAPCTDTPCRALLPQDNASGDRLVCAPLFQGVITISDAHGDSSAVHPIPDRQPRAVPEGLKLRYSPFGSVNPSNKRKGEEAIVHTTKKKKKKRKRVEENVNV from the exons atggattcatgcatttTAGTTACATCAagtacag GAGGAAAAGAACGATTTGAGTGCCCCTTGAACTTTAAGCCTATGGCTGTGTATGACGGTACAATGACTTCAGATCCTGACTTAGAAGTGTGGCTTATCAAGGCCCCAGCAGATTTTAATCCTGAGAG CTTCACCAACCACCGTTTCCCTCTTGCTGGCTGCAAGTCCCAGAAAGTTAAAGTCGATGGTGTTCGGAGACTGTACAGTGTTGCAGCGGCTCCATGCACAGATACACCCTGCCGTGCCCTCTTGCCACAGGATAATGCATCTGGGGACAGACTTGTGTGCGCTCCCCTATTTCAAGGTGTCATTACCATATCAGATGCCCATGGAGATTCTTCAGCTGTACACCCCATTCCAGACAGGCAACCTCGAGCTGTTCCCGAAGGGTTAAAATTAAGATACAGCCCTTTTGGCTCAGTTAACCCAAGTAATAAGAGGAAGGGAGAGGAAGCCATTGTTCATACtactaagaagaagaagaaaaaacgaAAGCGGGTGGAGGAAAATGTTAATGTCTAG
- the LOC108698515 gene encoding uncharacterized protein LOC108698515, protein MKSPSSEKCPPNPQTENLPENMTESQSNKEAQTQMDIEKDSGYSDSSSESISSEETKSSTAIIKVSEISKATAPAQASYTPIYIVQNIVLKQPRLLILQTPIRRHRKRPKHSSYLPILQSYARIAPKVALPPTPISPSSYTPHTSTNNQPSLSLLELSLRSLALLRRNQETQRSIRQLRAHTRQYDLAIRGEEGGWERLCRAMDRSGGYKKYLTSSSTMTSPEELTINNHCVTLRDKALMPLQNNATASDCIRTSYVSRG, encoded by the exons ATGAAGTCTCCATCATCTGAGAAATGTCCCCCAAATCCACAAACTGAGAATCTACCCGAAAATATGACTGAAAGCCAGTCCAATAAGGAGGCCCAGACACAAATGGACATTGAGAAGGATTCCGGGTACTCAG ACAGCAGCTCAGAAAGCATCAGCTCTGAAGAGACAAAGAGTTCCACAGCAATTATAAAAGTCTCTGAAATCTCAAAAGCGACTGCACCGGCCCAGGCATCATATACTCCCATCTACATAGTGCAGAATATTGTATTGAAACAg CCAAGACTCCTTATTCTGCAGACCCCCATCCGACGTCACCGCAAAAGGCCAAAGCATTCTTCTTATCTTCCAATTCTTCAGTCTTATGCTCGGATTGCACCCAAGGTTGCACTTCCTCCAACACCAATCAGTCCCTCATCTTACACGCCTCATACTTCCACAAACAATCAACCTTCATTATCACTACTTGAGCTTTCCCTGCGATCCCTTGCTCTCCTGCGCAGGAACCAGGAGACTCAGCGCTCTATCAGGCAGCTTAGAGCCCATACCAGACAGTACGACCTTGCAATACGAGGTGAAGAGGGTGGGTGGGAGCGGCTGTGCAGAGCAATGGATAGAAGTGGGGGTTACAAGAAATACTTAACATCAAGCTCAACCATGACATCACCAGAAGAACTGACAATTAACAACCACTGTGTAACATTAAGAGACAAAGCACTTATGCCCCTGCAGAACAACGCAACTGCTTCAGACTGTATTAGGACCAGCTATGTCTCAAGGGGCTGA
- the LOC108698516 gene encoding DNA-directed RNA polymerase I subunit RPA34 isoform X3 has translation MESDGGKERFECPLNFKPMAVYDGTMTSDPDLEVWLIKAPADFNPESFTNHRFPLAGCKSQKVKVDGVRRLYSVAAAPCTDTPCRALLPQDNASGDRLVCAPLFQGVITISDAHGDSSAVHPIPDRQPRAVPEGLKLRYSPFGSVNPSNKRKGEEAIVHTTKKKKKKRKRVEENVNV, from the exons ATGGAATCCGATG GAGGAAAAGAACGATTTGAGTGCCCCTTGAACTTTAAGCCTATGGCTGTGTATGACGGTACAATGACTTCAGATCCTGACTTAGAAGTGTGGCTTATCAAGGCCCCAGCAGATTTTAATCCTGAGAG CTTCACCAACCACCGTTTCCCTCTTGCTGGCTGCAAGTCCCAGAAAGTTAAAGTCGATGGTGTTCGGAGACTGTACAGTGTTGCAGCGGCTCCATGCACAGATACACCCTGCCGTGCCCTCTTGCCACAGGATAATGCATCTGGGGACAGACTTGTGTGCGCTCCCCTATTTCAAGGTGTCATTACCATATCAGATGCCCATGGAGATTCTTCAGCTGTACACCCCATTCCAGACAGGCAACCTCGAGCTGTTCCCGAAGGGTTAAAATTAAGATACAGCCCTTTTGGCTCAGTTAACCCAAGTAATAAGAGGAAGGGAGAGGAAGCCATTGTTCATACtactaagaagaagaagaaaaaacgaAAGCGGGTGGAGGAAAATGTTAATGTCTAG